In Melanotaenia boesemani isolate fMelBoe1 chromosome 7, fMelBoe1.pri, whole genome shotgun sequence, a single window of DNA contains:
- the c7h4orf47 gene encoding UPF0602 protein C4orf47 homolog — MPASDIKNDMDRLGIFMEMSYISVGDKYTPPHNRPFNESAYRNRQMQVGFAKQRCALQSGFFDKSFKRIFEREALNEPLKLARQNRIQQAKKNLGKAFMPCNGIKKPCGSGSYHGTLSGPVEAMSPLSVTQKPHRSPGRNIITSPPKKGSGYSYPSVTLSQNEPYTSDPYNRAEEALKKEAAIHRSKVQDGPFKINLHPREYFQSNPYCSNKPLPPVQKPLPPQEKVSLVPFKPSSPSKRDGGMKAGTIGSYPSHSAEPYAIRRFKPASEEPVFRPSHGPKSTPVKSIINVNVNRRVHSVNYTSTILAVMTL; from the exons ATGCCAGCGAGTGATATAAAGAACGATATGGACCGGTTAGGTATCTTTATGGAGATGAGCTACATCTCTGTCGGAGACAAGTACACTCCACCTCACAACC GTCCGTTCAATGAGTCTGCATATCGAAACAGACAGATGCAGGTGGGCTTCGCCAAACAACGATGTGCGCTTCAGTCCGGCTTCTTTGACAAGTCCTTCAAACGAATATTTGAACGGGAGGCTCTGAATGAACCCCTGAAACTGGCTCGACAGAACCGGATCCAGCAGGCTAAGAAGAACCTGGGAAAGGCCTTCATGCCTTGTAACGGGATCAAGAAGCC ATGCGGTTCAGGAAGCTACCACGGGACTCTGTCCGGACCAGTTGAAGCCATGAGTCCACTGTCAGTCACCCAGAAACCTCATCGCTCACCAGGACGCAATATCATCACTTCACCCCCAAAGAAAGGCAGTGGTTACAG TTATCCCAGTGTAACCCTGTCCCAGAATGAACCGTACACCTCCGATCCGTACAACAGAGCAGAAGAAGCACTGAAG AAGGAGGCAGCAATCCATCGCTCCAAGGTCCAAGACGGCCCTTTCAAGATCAACCTTCATCCTAGAGAATATTTCCAAAGCAATCCATATTGCAGTAACAAGCCCCTCCCACCTGTCCAGAAACCCCTCCCACCCCAGGAGAAAGTCTCTCTGGTTCCCTTCAAGCCCTCGTCCCCCAGCAAACGG GATGGAGGAATGAAAGCTGGGACGATCGGCTCTTATCCCTCACATTCTGCCGAACCGTACGCTATCCGCCGGTTCAAACCAGCCAGTGAAGAGCCAGTCTTCCGTCCTAGTCATGGTCCTAAGAGCACACCTGTCAAGAGCATCATCAACGTCAACGTTAACAG AAGAGTCCACTCAGTGAACTACACCTCCACCATCCTGGCTGTTATGACCCTCTGA